TAACCGCTGCGATCAAAGATCAGCGTGTCGAGGTCGTCCTCCAGCTTGCGCACCGCGTAGGTGATCGACGAGGGCACGCGGCCGAGTTCTTCGGCGGCGCGGCCAAAGCTGCCGTGACGGGCGATGGCGTCGAGGATTTCCAGCGCTTCCAGGCTCAGTTTCAACATGTTCTGTATTTTCGAACAAGTGCGTCAACCCGGCAAGCTTGTCCGGTCCGGCGGGCACCACCATACTTCGCTTCATGCCGTAAGTGCCGCCTGCAGCAGGCACCTCGGCCCGTGTGAAAGGAGTCCCCCATGTTGACAATCAGAAAATCCGAAGACCGTGGCCACGCCGATCATGGCTGGCTGCAAAGCCGCTTCAGCTTTTCGTTCGCCGAGTACCACGACCCGGCGCATATCCACTTCGGGCCGCTGCGCGTCATCAACGACGACTACATCGCACCAGGGCAGGGCTTCGGCACGCATGGCCACAAGGACATGGAGATCGTCACCTACGTGCTCGAAGGCGCGGTGGCGCACAAGGACTCACTCGGCAATGCCGGCAACATTGTGCCCGGCGAAGTGCAGCGCATGAGCGCCGGGCGCGGCATCATGCACAGCGAGTTCAACCCGAACGTCGGGCAGCGCACGCATCTGCTGCAGATCTGGATCATCCCGGACCGCACGGGTGGCAGCGCGTCCTACGAGCAGAAGGCTTACGACGCCAGCGAAAAGCGCGGCAAGCTGCGCCTGGTGGCGTCACCCGACGGTGCCGAGGGCTCGGTGACCATCCAGCAGAACGCCCGCATGTATGCCGGTCTGTTCGACGGTGATGAGTCAGCCACTCACACACTCGCTGCCGGGCGGCTGGCCTACGTGCACGTGGCGCGCGGTGCGGTCACGGTGAATGGCGTCGCGCTCAACGAAGGCGACGCCGTCAAGATCGAAAACGAGGCCAGCGTGCGCATCGACAAAGGCAGCCAGGCCGAAGTGCTGCTGTTTGATCTGCCGCCGCTGCAGTAGGTAACCCATGCAGGAGCGGCTCCGCCGCGACCAACCCGGTGGCGGGTCGCAGCAGCGCCGCTCCAACAACGCATTTTTTTCAACCAGAGGAATCATCATGGCAAACGTCGCAATCGTTTTTCACTCCGGCTACGGCCACACCAAGGCAGTCGCTGAATCCGTTCAAAAGGGCGCTGCCAGCGTCGCCGGCAGCAACGTCACGCTGGTCAGCGTCACCGACGCCGAACAGCACTGGGACACGCTGGCCAAGGCCGACGCCATCATCTTCGGCGCACCGACCTACATGGGCTCAGTGTCAGCCGACATGAAGAAATTCATGGAAGCCAGCTCGAAGGTCTGGTTCACGCAGGGCTGGAAAGACAAGCTCGCCGCCGGCTTCACCGTATCGGGCGCGTACTCGGGCGACAAGCTCTCGACGCTGCAGCAGTTCATGCTGTTCGCGGGCCAGCACTCGATGCTGTGGGCGTCGCAGGGCATCATGCCGGGTTTCAACACCAGCAAGGGCAGCATTGAAGACCTGAACCGCGTCGGTTCCTACAGCGGCCTGATGGTGCAGGCCAACCTCGATCAGGGCCCGGAAGGCATCGCGCCGAGCGACTTCAAGACCGCCGAAGCCTTCGGCGCGCGCATCGCCACGCTGGCGAAGCGTTTCGCAGCCTGATCACAGCGCCAGCGCTGGCGATCAGCACCTGGCGCAAATCAAGCCTGCTTGCGGGCTAGAAACGAAAAAACGGCGAAGTCGACTTCACCGTTTTTGTTTGCCTAGCCCCAATCCAATAAGGCTTTCAGCAAAAAGTCGCTGCCGTCAACTATCGACGGCAGACAGGTCGGGACCGGTCCCGCTATTTGTCCGGCGCCAGTGTGATCAGCCCGCAGCTTACGCGCGGGCCGGCGTTGCCGAGCGGCTGCGACACGTAGTCATCCGGATCGCGGTGGGTGATCAGCGGCATGCCGACGATGCTGTATTTGCCGGGCGTCAGCGTAATGGTGTCCACCATCTGTTTGGTGGTGCCAGTGCCGTTGGCGTCGGTTTTCAGATTGAACATCGCGCCGGCGTGGCGGATCATCTGCCCCGGATGATTGTGTGGGTGTGCGTCGGGATTGAAGTGGGCGCCGGTCTTGGTGCCGTCACCGGAACAGTCCGGCACTGCATGCACGTGAAAGCCATGTTCTGAATTGGGTTTCAGGCCCTTGATCTCGG
This is a stretch of genomic DNA from Casimicrobium huifangae. It encodes these proteins:
- a CDS encoding superoxide dismutase family protein; translated protein: MKRISLVAAAVTAAAVAAGCQSMMGGEKPIVAVAEMKATTAAGPANLNPVGVVRFSQLGASKVMVEAEIKGLKPNSEHGFHVHAVPDCSGDGTKTGAHFNPDAHPHNHPGQMIRHAGAMFNLKTDANGTGTTKQMVDTITLTPGKYSIVGMPLITHRDPDDYVSQPLGNAGPRVSCGLITLAPDK
- a CDS encoding flavodoxin family protein, producing MANVAIVFHSGYGHTKAVAESVQKGAASVAGSNVTLVSVTDAEQHWDTLAKADAIIFGAPTYMGSVSADMKKFMEASSKVWFTQGWKDKLAAGFTVSGAYSGDKLSTLQQFMLFAGQHSMLWASQGIMPGFNTSKGSIEDLNRVGSYSGLMVQANLDQGPEGIAPSDFKTAEAFGARIATLAKRFAA
- a CDS encoding pirin family protein — encoded protein: MLTIRKSEDRGHADHGWLQSRFSFSFAEYHDPAHIHFGPLRVINDDYIAPGQGFGTHGHKDMEIVTYVLEGAVAHKDSLGNAGNIVPGEVQRMSAGRGIMHSEFNPNVGQRTHLLQIWIIPDRTGGSASYEQKAYDASEKRGKLRLVASPDGAEGSVTIQQNARMYAGLFDGDESATHTLAAGRLAYVHVARGAVTVNGVALNEGDAVKIENEASVRIDKGSQAEVLLFDLPPLQ